The sequence below is a genomic window from Lolium perenne isolate Kyuss_39 chromosome 4, Kyuss_2.0, whole genome shotgun sequence.
gGCAGCAGCGCctccgtgcgccgccgcagccacgggtggctccggacccccactcgccgtgggaggaggccctgtggtctccgtggccggagtccccggcgcggtcgagccacaacagtgcctcgccgcccggggacgtcgacgacgtcgccgacgacgcccacaggggctaggcggcgcaccggcggccaccgcgccgccgaccaaaccctagagggttttttaattttagtttaaattttagtttaaatttaaaagcccatatagggcttcttttgttagttttatttgccctatgcccaaaatagggcatatgtttaatataatttcgtttaaattcgtattttttttgttttcctgtTTCTACGTTTTTtgcgatgcgtccgcgcgttggcgcaacgcgcgacccaaacggacacgcggacgcggaccgctgtccgcttggccacccaaacggcccaaaacggacggcctagcgcgtccgtttgggtcgcgcggttggagatgagtTCCGTAAGAGGCACCATGCCTAACACGCTAGGAGAGGAACATTGAAATTTTCAATGTCTCGGAAACCCATGATAAATCTGAAAGGCCAGTTGGATGAAATACTGCAGCATAAGAAAAAATGTGGCATAAAATGTGGAAGGGAGGTGCAGAGTGACCATAAGCTATGCAAAGTGCTAGGAGAGACCATAAGCTATGTCAAGTGATAAATGGATTGAGAAAGGACCGACTTGAAAAGGGAGGTCCAGAATGTGGCCATCTGTTCATTACAAAGTTCCCATTCCACGTAGGAATTTGCTGGACTGCTTGTTTTCAAGATGTTGAAAGCCACAGAAATGGGGAATCGTCTGGTGAAACTGAAGCAACTAGTTACACATGTAAGATTTAGGGCAGGCGAGCACATAATGCCTGTATGTGCACAGAGAATGCAGACGGCACATAGTAATCATACCATGCAAGTTTCAAGGCAGGAAAGCACGTAATGCCCAGCAAGCTTTTTTTCTTTATCTTTATGCACAAACAAGCAGAGTTGATAACTAGAAACAAGTCGACTGAATAAACTGAAGGATCGAGTTGTTATGAATCGCTAAAAACAGACCCCTCCAATTTATGAATCAGGAACTACCAGATTCtctaatgataggacaataccctTATCAAACTGAAACAGAAACGAGTAAATCACAAAGAAAATTTGGCACCATGGCCCTAGACAACTAGTCATGGTAAGCAAGCACTATGAACTGAGTTCAAACAGATGACAAGTGTACTCTTTCGAAAATTGCTAGATCCCATCAACACTTCAACAAAACCTATCTACTTATAATATTTGTACTGTCCGGATCTTGCCTTCCGTTTCTTTACCAAGATCTATACCAGCCGCCTACCATGCCACATGAACTAAGGATGAAAAAGAAAAGATCGTTACAGAACATTTTCCCAATAACACTAGATCATCAATAGTTCTGTAACAGCATAGCAAAACCCCTCCAGTGGCTGATCAAATGCAGTTCTACACTCCATGGGGCAAAAGAATTTTGAGCCTGATCTGCATACAAGGGAGGACACAGATTCAATAATAGGTACACATTGACACAGCAAACCTCGTAAATGCATGTGTTGCAGCAATTTAGTTATTGCGAACACAACGCTAGAAGAACAGAGAGAACACAAAGAACAGAAATAAGCTACTCAAATAGGGATTCAGATAGGTTTGTTAAATGCTCTCATTGCTCATGTGAACATTTTCTCCGATCATCTCATTATCTACTTGGGCTAAGCACTGGACAAAGAGTGCCAGGCATAAAATCTCTAGTTTTGCGTCTGACTATCGCCTATCTCGCATAAGTACACACCTATCACCACTTAAGGTTAGGTGATCTGCACATGGGCACATGTCAGCACACACCTATCAACGGTTTAATTATAAATGGCAAAATACTTTCCAGTAGTATGATTGATTGATTGTATCTAGTGTTTCATATCTGATTTTCTAACAGTAATAAAACTAATGCATGATCAAAAAACTTGGATGATTTTGATATTGATTGCCATACCAAGGGGGTTTCTTTAGGGGTGTTTGGGGTTTCTAACAGTAAGCTGTTTGGGGTTTCTTTAGGGGTGGTGGGGGTGCAGAAACAGGAACAGCTGGTTACAATTTTCGCCCAGCAACCAGCCAAACCGAGTCCCCCTTTTACTTTTTTTAGCCCTTTTTTAGCCCTTGTATTTCAAttataatactccctccggttcaaaatAATTGTCAAAAATGAACgtatctagacatgttttagcgcatagatacatccatttttggGCAATTATTTTGAACGAGAGGGAGTAAGTTTTTAAGTGTTTGGAATCCAACTGACAAGACATAACACACATCAGAAACACCTTCAGCACCCTCGTTGTTGGCTGTCCAGTAATTTCATTCACATGTAAAGTAAGGCAATCTGAAGTCATTCATGGAAAGCaagacagtaaagaacaagttccAAGTAAATTACAAGATTGAACAAGTGAACAACCATGGCTGGCAACAATAACTGGGAAACCCCACAACAATCATCCAATCGGATGTCGTTTGCATTTTGAAGTAAGACAGAATAAAACTAACCCTCTAGAAAACCATTCTCTATGTAGGACTATCAACTATAAAACATAGGATACGAAATGGAACTTCATGGATCATAGTTGTGTTGGCTAATGGTGTACTATTGAATCAGATGTGCCAACTAAAGTCTTGTTCACTACAAATCAGTGAACGGATGTTGTTTGCATTTTGAAGGAAGACAGAATAAAACTGACCCTCCAAAAAACCAATCTCTATGTAGGGGATTATCAACTATAAAACATAGCATACAAAATGGATTCATGAACTCATAGGTCTGTGGTTTGCTATTGAAACAGATGTGCCCACTAAATTCTTGTTCACTACTACGAATCAATACTTCTATAGTAGTAACTGATAACAGCAAGCTATAATCAGCATGATCTAGGGAATCTGTGCAAGCATACCTTTCATAACATATGGACAGCATCAAAAGATGACGAGCAGCGAGAAGAGCATGTAGACGAGCCAGCAGGCGTAGGCAATGAGCCCCCTGTGCTCGTCGCCGCTGGATGCGAGCTCCGCTAGCAGCCTGGTGCAGACCCTGGTTGACCAGAGCACGAAGCCCATGCCGACCCCGAAGATGAGGCCGCCGCCCCGCGGCAGGAAGAGTGAGACCGCGGAGAAGATGACCATGGGGAGCATGCAGTAGCCGACGAGGCTGACGCACCTGTAGAGGTCGAGGTCGCCGCGGCGGCCGCCGGAGAGCATGGAGAAGACGAAGTAGAGGAAGAGCGAGGCGACGGTGACCCAGCCGAGGACGATCCCGAAGTGGAACTTGCCGGCGAGGAGCTGGAAGAGGCCGaaggagaggaggaagaggaaggggcCGGAGAGGTCGGCGTCGGCGTGGAGGGAGGTGTCGGCGGAGCGGAGCGGGTGGAGGATGGAGAGCGTCTTCCGCCAGATCTGGCGCGTGTTGATGCCGAGCTCCTCGAGGAGCGGCGGCTCGTCCTCGAAGGAGGCGCCGGAGCCGCCGATGGGCGCGCCGGCGAAGAGGGGCGGGGTAGAGTTGGAGGGGGCGGGGCCGATGTCGAAGGACATGAAGGGGAGCGGGTTGGCGGCGGAGGAGGTGGAGGGGCGGGGCGGCGCGAAGGCGGGCGGTGGGGAGGCGCCCGTCCCGGGGATGGGGTGGCGGCGGTGCGTGGGGGAGGAGGAGTTGTTGAAGACCACCGGCGGCACGGGGAACTGCTTCGCCATGGccgcggcgacggcgagggttTCGAGATCTGGGTGGGGAGCTGGGAGATCGGGAGTTGGGTTTTGGGCTGTGCGAGCGAGGAAGAGGAAGATGGGAGGAATCGGGGGTGCCCAACTGCAGGATGAGGATTCCGTCCGGCCTTCCGGGTGACCAACGCAACCCTGTGTGCTTTTCCTTCGGTTTTCGGCGTCTTCTCTTTTGGCTTGGAGCCTTGgactgtgttttttttttttttttttttttttttttttttttgcgtgcCTCGTGATTAAGCAAAGGGGCTGCACGTTGCTTCGGTGTCAAGGTTCTCATCTCTCTTCCATCTAAAAACAATTCTCATCTCTCGAACTCAAAAACAGGAAAGACTCAGGGAGAGGTCTTCCATCAAATTGCTTGGCACTAATGTAATACCCTCCTCGAAACAAGCTTTCGTTTcgatatattaatatagcaaccataTCGATACGAAGTTCGAAACTTAAAAATACTGGAGCAACAACACAAATgcccaaaagaaaaagaaattaagGCAAAGGCGAAGCACCGAGACAATGATGACTCTCAACTGTTGCGTCCTCCGTCTATGGCCTACCACGCTCCAAGCCTCGAGGCGGCCCGTACCAAGCAGCACCTCCAAGAAGGAAAACACCGTCCACACGACGATGCTGCCCTAATTAGAccggtcctagggtttcccctggtaCGTAGAGTGCAGTGGACAGGATATTTCCACGACGCCCTCCAGGAGGAAGCAATGGTGCCATGCGAAGGCGGCACCATGTTAGGGCTAGACAAGCTAACATGGATTTCTCCTGCCCCCGTCCAAAAAAGCCACTAGGACCCCGGAGCACCAGCACCTAGCTTCGTCACCCACCAACATGCACCACCACGATCTTGTAGCCGCCATCATCAGGCGCTTCGCAACATGGCTTGCAACCTAAACAATAAAGGCACATGACATAATCGAGGCAAGAAACAATAGCCTCGCTGGAGGAACCCACTCCACCGCCGAGAGGCAGTCATTGGTCGAACATAGCAGCGGGAGCACACCAAGCCCCATCAGGCCCTGCCGGCCCTGGATGGGCACGTGAAGCTCCGGCAGCCCTGCTGCAATAGGCTGGTCACATATCCGCCGTCCCGGGACCTTGCCACATCATCTCCTCCACCGCCAGGATGCCCAGCCACCGAAGATCTCGGCCCGCCCGAGCCCATCTGGGGCCGGGGTACAATCCAAGGATGCTGGCGCCAGATTCAGTGCAACCACTCCATCTCTTCTTGCCGTTGTGGAATCTAAACAGATTTGTTTGAAGTATTTGTTTGGTCTAGTTGGTTATTAGTGAACATTTAGTTTCTTTACTCGGCTAAGATAGTTCTTTCCTTTGTAGCTTCATGTGCTTCTACTTTGGGATGGTATCTTCCTCGCCCTATCCCTAAGTTGCAGTTGGGTGATCCCGAGCTCAGACTACATGGAAGATCGAGGCAACGTTGTGTATGAGAAATGTTGTCAATTGACTAGGGATTTCACTCCTATTATATATGTGTGTCGTCCGCTTGAGCCGAAAAGGGTTGCTCATTTTGTTAGCTAGCTTAACAAGGAAAGATCTGCGAGTGCTTGGCACGATGATCTACAACCAATTTTCTTAACCCCGAACCTTGTTAGGTGATATGACAATTATTGCTAGCTAATGAAGCCCTATTGATATCTACGGAAAACACGGACCAACTGCGAACCCTACTAGCAAGCAAAGCGGTCAAGAGCTTCATTGGACTCTATTTCCTGGTCTTTGGTGTGTTTGCGGTGATACACTACTGGTCCAGCACTCCAAAGTCCAAACAGACAGATCTATCTACGCCAACTCGGAGACGTAGAATGAATTATGCAGTCCATGGAGCAGATCGACTTGAGGCCTAGGGCTGGGAGACGTAGAATGCAAGGCCCATACATGCTCTGCTCCGCCGCCAATGGCGCACACAGACACGAGGAGCACTCGCTATCAGCGGCTGCCGCTCGCTGTGATTAAATTTGAGCTGTGATGGATAGACATTTCACATGCACAGAAGCAGAGAAACAAGGGGACATACCTTCGTCCCatattagggctcctttgattcatagaacTTTTATAAGTATTGTATAGGATTCAAATTCTATGGAAGGTTTTCTATGGAAGTTGTTTGATTCGTAGGATCATATTTCAAAGGAACTAATCCCATAGAAATGTTCTAGTGTAAAATTTTCATAAGAAAAAAAATAGATCATAATTTATGGAAAGTTCCTTCACTCTAATCAAAGGTAACTCCTCTGCCTATAGGATTCAGGTAGACTCCTATCCTAtggatcaaaggagccctaatagAGTTGCAGCATGGAGAACTTCAATGCACAAGCACAACCAGTAAGATTAACATAAACCAACCATTATGTTCAATAGTAAGATTAATATAAACCAGATCCCATATACATATTACGAAAGCTTAGGCTGCAGCAGCATCACCAGCAGTGCTGCAGGCCACGGAATCAGCAAGGATTcgcccacatgcctcaccacagcCTACTTACTACACAAGTCTTATCATCACCATTGACCTTTTGGTGCTTGACACAAGACTAGTCACTCAAACAACACGGTTCGCTGTCAGGGACTGGGTAAAAAGAACACGACGAAACACACCTATTTACATGGATTCATTTATTCATCGTTGCAGTGATGAAACCACACGCGATATAAATATGTCTTGCTATTCACCGCTCAGCCAGAAGAGGCGCTATAGAACCCTAAGGTTGGTAAGGAATGACGCACAGAAGTCCAGGAAAAGCAGCTGAGGTCCAGTAATTCTCTGCATGTCCAGCAGGTACTTGTCATCCCTGGTCTTGTAAAGCTGAAGAAGATacagaaaaaaaaacaaattaattgctaAATACAAAGCATATAATAGTGCCATCTGGCTAATAGTAACACCTGAAGTATACCGACAGTAGGTTAAATATGCACACTATATGACAATGAAACAAACAGATGACTGAATGAAATAGGGGATATACTGGTCAACTTTTGCCACAGCGACAAGGTTATTTTTTCTAACAGGCCCAATTGCTGAAGACAATATTTAGTAGAAAATCAACTTTTTTTAATCTATTCTTGGAAGTCTGGAATAAAATTAAGTTAGTATTAGAAGGTAAAATTTCACACCTGGATTTCGAACTTGAGCACAGCAGGTAGCCTTCCATTTACGTCGCCATTATCCATGATGGTAGAGTCATCAATGAAGCTGTGGTTGGCATCTAACATATCACTAACCTGAGGAAACCCAGGGCACCACCTGCATTTCATGTTGTAATGTCCATTCTTCTTCCAGCAGACATTTAATTCTTGAAGTGACTTCAGAACCTCAATCATTATCTCACGTGGGTGAGCCCGGGACTGTTGGATAAGTGATGCATTAATTTAACAGATGAATATCACAACACAAAGAGAAGTAAAATGAGCAATGTGTAAGACCTGAAGACCCAGAGCCCATTTTCTTTCAACTGGATAATATGGCCGCAGGCCACTGCCATGAGAACCACTGCTTCCTGGAAGATACTGCCTGGAACTTGAACTTGCTGATTCCAATGAAGCAAGCAGATTATAACTCCTATCCTATAGTACCATCCATTCAGATAGTTAATAATGCTCAAACCTTTAATGAATTAAGCAAGGTCCATATGATGCAAATGTGGACTAACCGCTGATTGATGTTCTGCTCCCAGATAGCCACTAGTAGCTCGGAACCGATTGTCCAAGAGTAAGTAATATGCAACAGTTGCCTGGAAGCATTATCTAACGTTAATTATGAAATAATGGAATGTAATGAACCGCTGACTTTTGTTTTCATATACCTCATTTTGTAGCCTATTGCACAGTGATTCACACACATGGTCTTTGTCATATCCCAGGTTGATAACATCTTGAAGTGTATCTTCATCAATCTTCATAAATGGAAATATAGGAAATCAGCATATCATTGCAGTGAAAATGACATTAGAGAGTTCACTAGTAAAAGAACAAATTAATGCATAACAGCGGCCATTACAAGGATGTGCTACTTTTGCATCCTGTGAAGATACATTTTGAGCCACAACTTATGGCGATTGATTTTTATAATATTATGTAAGTTAAATATTATTATAAAATTATACCCATAAAAGCTATTTCATGACAAAAGTATCAAACTTAGTTGTTCCTGCGATCCATTCAAGTTCTGATATATATGTTTTTTGGAAAAGGAAAGTTCATTTATATATTGATTAGTGGATAAAGTTTGAAATGTTTTACAATGCACATATAAGATTATACCCATAAAAGCTACTTCATGACAGAAGTATCGAACTTAGTGTTCCTGCGATGCATCCAAGTTctgatatatttttattttttttggaaTTGAGGTTCATTTATTTATTAATTGGTGGATAGAGTTTGAAATGTTTTACAGTGCCAGTGCAGATATGATATAGTCACTTAAAATGTGAAATAGATGAGATACCATTTTGGCTTGCTGTGCTGTGTCTGGTGGAGGCACTGCCAAGTAGCGAGGAAGGCGATACTGAAACCATGGATGCTCTCGGATTTCAGGAATTGTGATTCTCTTCATAGGATCAACAACAAGCATTCTTGGGATCAAATCCCTTGCAAGAGCAGATAAATGACTTGGAAGGATATAGATACCTCCCTGGAATACCAAACAGAGGGGATCAAATCTCCAGATCAAAAGAGTATGCTACAGTCCAGCCAAGGTCCAACTTAGTCTATATAGTATGTGCTGTCTCACCTTTATCTTTTTGAAGAGGTTGGGAATATTGTCATCATCAAATGGAAGAGTACCACAAAGAAGAGCATACAGGATAACTCCGCAGCTCCAAACATCAACCTCAGGTCCAGCATACAGTTTACCTGAGATAACCTGCGCAGGTAGAGATGCCAAGCTATTCAAAACAGACAGCGTGTAAAGAAGCATGGAGATAAAGACTCCAGGAATACCAATAGAAGAATACCTCTGGAGCAGCATAATTTGGACTCCCACAGCTCGTCTTCAAAAAATGTCCATCGTGCATGACATTACTCAACCCAAAGTCAGCAAGTTTAACATTATATTTGGAATCAAGTAACAGATTTTCTGGCTTTAGATCACGATGAACAACCATATTTCTGTGGCAGTACTCAACACCAGATATAATCTGCTCAAGAAATTTTAATAAAACCTAATGAGACAAAGCATAAATATGCATTCACTAGATCAGAAAGAAGAATTTATATTACTCATTTGCCTTCAAAAGGATATACCATTTCTAGATATGTTTTAAAACACAATATCATTTAAGTAGCGATACTAAGACCATATAGGCATCAAGACCACGCCATTTTTTAACCAGTTCAACTCAAGAGAAAAAAACAATGTGGCAACTGTCAGGAGCTAAAAAATAGTCAACAGGTGCAAACTGAGACAATTGACTATGGCATGCACAGTAAGCACATGAGGACCATGGATGAATGTGGATACTGGACAATTGGACAGCATGTTCATACATTTTGATTGTTCAAACATGTTGCTGCATGTTAATAAGAGCAAAAGGAGCACCTGCTGGAAAATTCGGCGAGCCTCATCTTCCTGTAGCCTGCCTTTTTCCACAATGCAGTCAAATAGCTCACCATACTTGCAATATTCCATCACAACAAATATGTCTGTAGGTGTGTAGATGACCTCATAAAGCCGGATGATATGGGGGTGAATAAACAACCTCAGTATCTTGATTTCTCTCTTTGCTGGAAGCAAGATATAAGAAAAACAAATAGAAATATAGCATTAGCCATTCAGCCTGTAAGGCAATTCCAGTTCCAGCTGCTAATATTACTAACTCAAAGCAACAACAGAAGGTGAACTTTCTTCTTAACCAAAACTGAATGTACCCTAGACTAATTGCAATTTATATCGACTAATGGATTGGGTGGAGAATCTGGAACACCACGCTCACAGGTTTGACCCTCTTAAAATCTTGAGCAAGCAAAGGATGAAAAGCAAAATCTAGAAAACAGTGGTTATTTGAAACAAGGAGACATACCCTTCTCTTCCATTTCCATAGTTCTCATTTGACGACGGTTGAGGATCTTTATAGCAACCTTGTGTCCTGTATGCTTGTGCTCTGCAATCTTCACTTTTCCAAATGTGCCAATACCTAATGTTCTGCCCAGATTGTAGTTCTTCAACGCGTCAGAATGCCCGCCTCCTCTAGTGCTCCCATCCATTTTGACTGTGGCAATTACGAAACAAGATAGATTATATACGTGATTCAGGAAACAACTTCATATTTCAGACAAAAGATTGATCACCCCTTTTAACTGGTAAAAAATTATCCTCAAGGTATGAGTTACGCTGAATATTTTTGATCGCGAATAATATGGAACATTTACAGTGTCACTGCCATCAACGTAATTTTGAGAATATCACCGTGAATAAAAGATGGTTGGCTAGATCACAGCATGCAGTTATTATTATTCTATTAAGACATCTGCGGCGAATATTAACTGCCACTTGGCTTTCCATCTTTGTATCTTTTTGTAACAATATATAATTCTTGAGCAATGATCAGCAACTAACAAGTACTCCCTCCAATCGGCTTTAATTGACGCTGTACCAGCTACTCGTATATGCATGCCACGCATGTACTCCGCGTCGATTAAAACGGATGGGAGGTAGTATCTTGTATCAAGCAGGATCATAGTCTATTAATTAACGTAAGAAACTGCATGCAAAGGTTTCTTAAAGAGGTTCCCTGGTACCACCATGACTACACATGTGTGGTAGAGATGGAAATAGATGTACTCCATCCGTCCCAAAAAGGATGTCCCCGATTTGTCTACATTCGGATGTATCTGATTTTAGACAAATTTTCGGGACGGACAGGGGGTGGTAACTACAAATGATACAATGAATGCATTTCACCAAACAGACCGAGCCGAAGCACGATAGTAGGGATCAATAAATGGCAGGTTCTGGTCGGTATAATTAGTTGTGTGCACAAATAAATAGATACTGTAATAATAAAGAGATATACTCCGTCCGTCCCGAAAAGGATGCCTGATTTGCCAGAATTCGGATGCATCTAAATGCAGACAAATTTTGGGCATATTATCTTCGGGACAGAGGAAGTGCTACAAATGATACAATGAATGCATTCACCAGACAGACGGAGCTGAAGCACGATGGTAGTAGGGATCAATAAATGGCAGGTTCTTGTCGTTATAATTAGTTGTGTGCACacacaaataaataaataaataaataaataaataaacgctGTGGTGAAATGATGCTGGCTTAGCACCAACACATGAATCTGCTAGTGTCTTGTCACCCGAAACGTGGAGGTATCGGAATCAGAATCAGAATCAGAATCTCCCGCACAGTAAATTTGGGGGGAAAAGTAGGATCGGCCGGCCGACCGATTATTAGGCGATAATCAAGGTCTATTACCAACAGGGAGAGGATGTTGGGCTACGGATCTGGGGCGAAAATCTCCCGGGAGAGACGGGAAGGGAGCGGGGGGGAGAGCAGATGACTAGTTGACACCGCTGATCAGGTGCTGCGCCCAGCGAAATGGGCACACAAACTAAATTCCCCAGCGGAATGGGCACAGAAACTAAATTCCCCAGCGAACGAAGCCGCGGATTCAGCTCGCGGTCCGCCCCGAACCTCGGCAGGCGGCGGCCGGAACCCAGAGCTCGCGCGATCCAGCCCCACGAGCAGCTAGTAGTACGGTACTACCCAATCATGAACAAGCAACAGCACGAACCCCAGCGAGCTAACCGAGAATCGCGGCAGCGAAGGGAAGGAAATCTAGGAGATTAGGAGGAGGATCGGCTGCCTTACCTGGCGAAGCACCCCGGGGGTCAACCGCGCagggtgggggtgggggtgggggaggGGAAGCAGGCGACTCGGAGGAGACGAGGAGAGCACCGAGTGGAGGTTTGGGGAAGAGGGGGGAGGCTTTGGGGGTGGAGCTTGGTTTTAAGGCGAGTTGCCGGGGCCGGGGAAAGGGAGGGCCGTCACGCTTGCGTGTCGCCTCGGCCTCGCGCCGCTTGCCTTGCCTGCCCTCGCGGCTCCTCCTGGCTTTTCTTCGTTTGTCGTTTCCGCCGGCCGCTTCCCTCCCTCGCGGCCTCGCCCGTCGCTTTCCGTCGCATGTATCCCTCCGTAAGTCCGTCGCCGGTTGCGTGGCGTGCTTTTGGGTGGAGGGTGGTCGCCGGGGCGGAAAAGGGCGAGCGCGGTGACGCGGATCCGATGCCGCGAGGCGCGGCGCTGGACGGACGGAACGTGCGGTGACGGGACCGTTAGATTTGGGGGTTTGGCTGCGCGTGCGTGCGCACTGTTTTCTCACTGGATTTTGTTTCTTCACGCTGGCTGGCTGGCTGCCTTCGCGCCTGACACGCTGCTCTCCTCTATGCACGTGTTTCGTGTTTGCTTTCCGGTGGTGTCTCCCGGCCAGTGGCTCCCGACGGTGACGGTGACGGCCACACGGCGCAGGCGCTGCTCCACGGCGTGGCTGCTTTGGGCATGCGAGAGCATCTCCCCCTACCCGTCCCCTAAACGGCGTCAGGCAAACGTGCCGAAGGGGCAAAGCAACAAGCCGACCCACCGAACAACGAGTGGAGAAGAAACAATGTGGCCCACCGAACAACGAGTGGAAAAGCAATAATCTGACCCACCGAACAACGAGAGGAAAAGCAACAAGTTGACCCACCGAACaacgggggaggagggggaggcaACAAGCTAACCCACCGAACAACGAGGGGGAAAGCAACAAACTGacccaccgaaaagcgaggcaaaAAGCAATAAACTGACCCACCGAACAACGAGGGAGAAAGCAACAAACCGACCCACCGAACAACGGGGCAAAAGCAATAAACTGACCCACCGAACAACGAGGGGGGAAGCAACCAGATGACCCACCGAAAAACGTGGGGAAAAGCAACGAGATGACCCACCGAACAACGAGGGGGGAAGGCAACAAACCGACCCACCGAACAACGAGGGGGGAAGCACCAAACCGACCCACCGAACAACAGGGCAAAAGCAAGAAACTGACCCACCGAAAAAACGTGGGGAAAAGCAACGAGCGGACCCACCGAACAGCAAGGGGAGAAGCAACAAGATGACCCACCGAACCGGTCGTGATGACCATGTGGTAGAGCCAAAAGCGAGAGAAAAAGAACTAAAAGAGGACCAAATATTCGGCGCGTAC
It includes:
- the LOC127295850 gene encoding uncharacterized protein — protein: MAKQFPVPPVVFNNSSSPTHRRHPIPGTGASPPPAFAPPRPSTSSAANPLPFMSFDIGPAPSNSTPPLFAGAPIGGSGASFEDEPPLLEELGINTRQIWRKTLSILHPLRSADTSLHADADLSGPFLFLLSFGLFQLLAGKFHFGIVLGWVTVASLFLYFVFSMLSGGRRGDLDLYRCVSLVGYCMLPMVIFSAVSLFLPRGGGLIFGVGMGFVLWSTRVCTRLLAELASSGDEHRGLIAYACWLVYMLFSLLVIF
- the LOC127295851 gene encoding serine/threonine protein kinase OSK4, coding for MDGSTRGGGHSDALKNYNLGRTLGIGTFGKVKIAEHKHTGHKVAIKILNRRQMRTMEMEEKAKREIKILRLFIHPHIIRLYEVIYTPTDIFVVMEYCKYGELFDCIVEKGRLQEDEARRIFQQIISGVEYCHRNMVVHRDLKPENLLLDSKYNVKLADFGLSNVMHDGHFLKTSCGSPNYAAPEVISGKLYAGPEVDVWSCGVILYALLCGTLPFDDDNIPNLFKKIKGGIYILPSHLSALARDLIPRMLVVDPMKRITIPEIREHPWFQYRLPRYLAVPPPDTAQQAKMIDEDTLQDVINLGYDKDHVCESLCNRLQNEATVAYYLLLDNRFRATSGYLGAEHQSADRSYNLLASLESASSSSRQYLPGSSGSHGSGLRPYYPVERKWALGLQSRAHPREIMIEVLKSLQELNVCWKKNGHYNMKCRWCPGFPQVSDMLDANHSFIDDSTIMDNGDVNGRLPAVLKFEIQLYKTRDDKYLLDMQRITGPQLLFLDFCASFLTNLRVL